In the SAR324 cluster bacterium genome, GATCAACCCATGTATATTTTTGAGTCCAACCAAAAGGGCAAGGGGCTTCTAATTCTGGACAACGCGATTGCCCAAGCCTGTATCGATCGAGATCCGGATACACTTGAAAACACAGTGCCCTTAGATGTGGCAGAATTAAATTCTGAGACGCAAAAGTCATTGTTTGATATCGTTTCTCAGATTGTTACTGACTTAGAAGGCTGCTGGTTCAATATTGGTGAACTGCCACTACACCTAAAGCGGATCACAACCCACCCAATGCGCGCTAAGGTGATGCTTCCTTTCGAACGTTGCCTTCTGGGAACCCTCCGTTTCCGCTCGGAAGGATTTGAGAGCTATCTGATCATCTGTATTCCCTATTGTGTTGTTCATCCACTACTATCTAAACTAGATGATAGAAGAGTGCTGCCTCCAGAATCTATGGATCATTTCCTAGAGGATGTTGAGAATCATTTTCAACAACTGCTGTTGGATATGTGCTATGAGGTCAAAGCCGAGTTGGGTACAGTTGAATTAGGTGATAGAAATGGGGTGTTGTTGAAAGTAGGACAGGTTCTCCCAATTTCAGTTCCCTACTCAGGAAAAGCAATTATCAAAATCAATGACTTGCCAATGATGATTGGAGAGGCTGGTAATTCGAACGGTAAATTTAGTGTGCAGGTTACAGACGACTTTGATACTTTGAAGCAGACTACACAGAGTACACAAAAATCCTTCCAAAATCTCCACTGGGGCAACAAAAGCTAGGCTCAAATTTCAGAGCCAGTCTCCCACCTGAAAAGCAATCGTTAAATAGATCCAAACACCAACCAAGTCGTTCATCGTCGTGATGAACGGCCCAATTGCTAGTGCGGGATCTATGTTCGCTCTCTTCAGTAGAATCGGAACTGCCGAACCTACCACAGCCGCAAAACAGAGAATAATTAGTAGTGAAACTGGAGTGGTCAGAGCCATCCCAGGACTCCAAGTCAATAAGAAGGTCATAAAACCAAGCACGATTGAACAGACAATTCCTAACAGAACACCCACTCGTAGTTCTCTCCAAACTCTCATGATCAAGTCTCCAGTACCTATTGCTCCCGTAGCTAAACCCCGAACAACAATGGATGAC is a window encoding:
- a CDS encoding FliM/FliN family flagellar motor switch protein, whose protein sequence is MLYSPEELPEEIEDFSLAEAEIHVGRFRWLDVVMRRWANQLESTLFDHLHSVFEIEAETVIWTRFSDVLKMLGDQPMYIFESNQKGKGLLILDNAIAQACIDRDPDTLENTVPLDVAELNSETQKSLFDIVSQIVTDLEGCWFNIGELPLHLKRITTHPMRAKVMLPFERCLLGTLRFRSEGFESYLIICIPYCVVHPLLSKLDDRRVLPPESMDHFLEDVENHFQQLLLDMCYEVKAELGTVELGDRNGVLLKVGQVLPISVPYSGKAIIKINDLPMMIGEAGNSNGKFSVQVTDDFDTLKQTTQSTQKSFQNLHWGNKS